The genomic DNA GGTCTTCATCGACACGATAACATTTACATGTACAATGGGGCGACTCGGTCTCTATTGCTCGGCCTTGCTGCTTGCCCTCGCCCAATTTGCTGGTACGTTTAATCAAATTCACTTATTAGTCGGTCACGAACTTATTCATCGTCTATGTTATTAGTTCCCGAACTGCGTATCATATCGCGTGTGCCATCGAATTGGTGTAAAAGTTACTGACTTTTACATCAAATATTGTCTATAATAATTAAGTTGCACGGGTTCGGATCAGTAGTCTTAATTGGCTTCATCTTATAATTACTCCCACTGCAGATGCGGGCCTGGTCGGTGTAAACTACGGTCGAGTTGCTGACAACCTCCCGCCGCCGACGGAGGTGGTTCAGCTCCTGAAATCCTATGGCATCGACCGCGTCAAGATATTCGACACTGACTCGACAGTCCTTAAGGCACTGTCGGGCACTGGCATAAGTGTTACCGTCACCCTCCCCAACCAGCAGCTCTCATCCGCTGCCAGCAGCTCGTCTTTTGCCACCACATGGGTCCAGCAGAACATTGCGGCCTACCACCCGGGCACCAGGATAGAAGCCATTGCCGTGGGGAATGAGGTGTTCGTGGACCCAAACAACTTGACCGGGTTCCTCGTACCTGCCATGAAGAACATACACGATGCACTGGTGAACCTCAACCTCAATTCATCCATCAAAGTCTCGTCGCCGATCGCCCTCAGCTCGTTGGGCACCTCTTACCCTCCCTCCTCGGGTTCCTTCAAGCCCGAACTGGCTGGGACAATGGCGTCCATGCTCGAGTTCCTCCGGCAGTACGGCTCCCGGCTCATGGTCAATGTGTACCCCTTCTTTGCATACGAGTCAAACTCGGACAAAATATCTCTCGACTATGCGCTCTTTAGGGATGCGCAGGGAATTGTGGACCCGAACAATGGGCTCCACTACTTCAGCCTCTTCGACGCCCAAGTCGATGCCGTTTTTGCTGCTATGTCGGCCCTGAACCACACCGATGTTGGGCTGGTGGTGACCGAGACAGGGTGGCCATCTATGGGCGACCAGCAAGAAATCGGGGCAGGCAAGGAAAATGCAGCCGCGTATAATGGCAACGTCGCGAGGAGGACAGTCGGGGCCGGTGGCGGGACGCCACTGAAGCCCCAGGCGAGTCTTACCGTATATCTGTTTGCCCTCTTCAACGAGAACCAGAAGCCGGGGCCGACATCAGAGAGGAATTTCGGGCTCTTCTATCCTAACAAGGAAAAGGTTTATGATCTTCCGTTCCCTGTAAGGACCGAAGCATAAATGCGAGCAAAAGATCGAATCGAGGATAAGCCTAATTTATCGTTTTTtagttttgtttttattttcagtaGTTTCTTTCTGCAGTCACAGATTACCACATCAAACTATTTGATGATAAATTAAAGTCATCTCGATCGGCTTATAGAAATTACTTGATACTTTCTCAAGTAGCCTGAGCTCCGTCACGGGAGAAAATTTTGATCGATTCCGACTGACCGGGAACTCGGTTTCACTTGAATGTCATCTGGAAACAACTATATATATCGAACGAAGATCCAAATAAAGTCGCGGACTCGGTCCAACCTAGAATCACGAAATCCCTGTCATACCAGCAAGGCATTCTCCGAACTCCTCGGCTTTAAATTCAATCCCCAGACTAAATTCTCCTGAGATTACTCGCATCCTAAGTTTGCCCTAACGGAATCTGTCCTCATTGTTTCAGCCTCCCAAAAATCAGAATCCTAAGATCCCAGAGGAAAAAACAAGGATCCATACCCTGAAGGAGGTAACAACAGAGAGGAACGATTGTCCATTTACACAGTGCGTCGAAGTTCGTTAGTTGATGAAACCATGCCGAGCAAGCTAAAGAAGGCGATCGGGGCCGTGAAGGACCAGACGAGCATCAGCCTTGCCAAGGTTGGGAGCAACAATGCGGCCTCAAACCTTGAGGTGGCGATCCTCAAGGCAACGTCCCATGATGAGGCTCCAATGGACGAGCGCTACGTCACCGAAATCCTCCAGCTGGTCGCGTCCAACAAGGTCTATGCCGCTACCTGCGCCCAGGTGATCTCGAGGCGGGTTGGGAAGACCAAGAATTGGACTGTGGCTCTCAAGTCCCTCATGCTTGTGCTTCGGATCTTCCAGGATGGTGATCCGTACTTCCCCCGGGAGGTCCTCCACACGATGAAGAGGGGAGGTCGGATCCTCAACCTGTCGACCTTCCGGGACCGCTCAAAGACCACGAATCCTTGGGATTATACTGCCTATGTTCGGACATTCGCTCTCTACCTCGAAGAGCGATTGGATTGTTTCCTCATGGGGAAGCTCCAACGTCGAGTTGCATCCCGCAAGAGGGATAGCGGGGAGCTCCTCAACCGGAAGGGCAACGAGCCAATCATTGGGGACATGAAACCTGCGATGCTCCTGGACAGGATCTCGTACTGGCAGCCGTTGCTGGACCGTGCCATCGCCACGAGGCCCACCGGGGCCGCCAAGACAAACGGGCTGGTCCAAATCTCGCTCCATGCGATCGTGCAGGAGAGCTTCGATCTTTACCGGGATACGTCAGATGGGCTAGCCCTCCTCCTGGACAGCTTCTTCCATCTCCAGTACCAGTCATGCGTTAATGCATTCCAAACGTGCGTGAAGGCCTCGCAGCAGTTTGAGGAGCTCTCAGAGTACTATGCTCTGTGCAAGAGCATGGGCGTAGGGAGGACATCGGAGTATCCGAGTGTGCAAAAGATATCCGAGGAGCTCGTCGAGACACTCCGCGAATTTCTCAAGGACCAGTCCGCATTTCCGAACAATGGGAGGTCCCCCTCCCCCCACATGCTCCTCCCATCCCCTCCCCTCTCCAAGGACCTGAGACTCAAGTCGGAGCAATTCGGGTCGGAGCGAATGGAGAGGTTCTCTGAGAAGGGCTCGGAGCCCGGGTCGCAATGCGCATCGCTGGAGGATCTCTTCAGCGTGACAGATGGGTCGACGAGTCCAAGCCCGAGCCCGAGCCTCAGCCTGAGCCCGAGCCGGAGCCCATCCACCTTGATTAATGAGCAAGAACAACCCAGTGAGGAGATGTTTGATAAGCAAAGCCAACAGAACGACGGGGATAACTTCTCCAGCCATTCAAGCTCACTTCATCAAGGGACGGATCCAACCCTGGACTTTGTATTGTTTGATGAGTGGCCATCGGCTGAACTAAATCGACATCAGTACAGACAACAGGGTCCGGGGCCGAGCTCTGTGGAGGCGCCAACGGAATGCTGGGAGCTAGCGCTAGCAGAAATAGTGAACCAGGCCCAACCCAACGCCCCCATTTCCGGTAGCCTCGTGTCGACCTCAGGTGTCGATAATCTCTTTGATAATGAAAAAGCCCCAGTTGCTCATCCTCGGAACAATCCGTTCCTGGACGATGAAATGCCCGCATCAACAGGCTTAGAATTAGTTTCGATTCCATCCATAACAGCGACTTCAACAAGCCAACAGTCATTCTTCCAATCGGAAGATATATTCTCGGTGGCTCCATCTTTCCAGGCAATGTCAATAACACCCACATTCAACTCGCAGAACCTGCACGAGGATCCGCCCCCAACTTTCCGTGCAACGTCAATAACACCCACATTCAACGTGCAAAGCCCAATGGAGGACCAGAACGATCCGTTCTCGTCGAATTTCAACCCAACAGCTGTCAAGCAAACAACGAGCATGTTCGATGCATCTACCAATCACCAGAACTTGCAGCTGGAGCAGCAGTTATGGTTGCAGCAGCAAAACAAGATCATTTCAAAACATATGGCATGATGAATGTATATGCGACCAACACGATTCGGACCAATGCATGTAAATAATTGAGAACTGCGATCGAGCTCTGATCACAGTTTCTTAGTCAATAATAATAGTCTTTTACTGTGTggaaaattcttttgttttggaaGTGATGTCTAGGATAGGCTCCAACGATAACACTTACAATTTAAGAAGCCTATAAAATAAGTTCGTTCAGCTGTGTGTATAGCAGAACCAGCTACCCACGGCACCCAGAAGgcgaaatagaaaaataatgtcACGAAGATTGAATCATCAAATCTCAAACTAGGTAAAAATATGCCGGGACTCGGAAGCTTAAGGAGACAAACAACGATGAATTATTTAATCTCAGGATAGATATACAAAGATATCTTCATACCAAACCAACTACCACTGCTGGATTCACATCAATTAGTTTGTACTAACAAGCTTTTGTGATGGATCGGGAGGAGACATGTCGTTGAACATCTGTTTCAGGAAAGAATTTCTGGATAGCGATTCCAGGAACAATTACAAAATGAAtgcaggaaaagaaaagagaaaggctCACAGACAAGGATACATACTCCCTA from Punica granatum isolate Tunisia-2019 chromosome 2, ASM765513v2, whole genome shotgun sequence includes the following:
- the LOC116194032 gene encoding glucan endo-1,3-beta-glucosidase 11-like, with amino-acid sequence MGRLGLYCSALLLALAQFAVARVRISSLNWLHLIITPTADAGLVGVNYGRVADNLPPPTEVVQLLKSYGIDRVKIFDTDSTVLKALSGTGISVTVTLPNQQLSSAASSSSFATTWVQQNIAAYHPGTRIEAIAVGNEVFVDPNNLTGFLVPAMKNIHDALVNLNLNSSIKVSSPIALSSLGTSYPPSSGSFKPELAGTMASMLEFLRQYGSRLMVNVYPFFAYESNSDKISLDYALFRDAQGIVDPNNGLHYFSLFDAQVDAVFAAMSALNHTDVGLVVTETGWPSMGDQQEIGAGKENAAAYNGNVARRTVGAGGGTPLKPQASLTVYLFALFNENQKPGPTSERNFGLFYPNKEKVYDLPFPVRTEA
- the LOC116194033 gene encoding clathrin coat assembly protein AP180 translates to MPSKLKKAIGAVKDQTSISLAKVGSNNAASNLEVAILKATSHDEAPMDERYVTEILQLVASNKVYAATCAQVISRRVGKTKNWTVALKSLMLVLRIFQDGDPYFPREVLHTMKRGGRILNLSTFRDRSKTTNPWDYTAYVRTFALYLEERLDCFLMGKLQRRVASRKRDSGELLNRKGNEPIIGDMKPAMLLDRISYWQPLLDRAIATRPTGAAKTNGLVQISLHAIVQESFDLYRDTSDGLALLLDSFFHLQYQSCVNAFQTCVKASQQFEELSEYYALCKSMGVGRTSEYPSVQKISEELVETLREFLKDQSAFPNNGRSPSPHMLLPSPPLSKDLRLKSEQFGSERMERFSEKGSEPGSQCASLEDLFSVTDGSTSPSPSPSLSLSPSRSPSTLINEQEQPSEEMFDKQSQQNDGDNFSSHSSSLHQGTDPTLDFVLFDEWPSAELNRHQYRQQGPGPSSVEAPTECWELALAEIVNQAQPNAPISGSLVSTSGVDNLFDNEKAPVAHPRNNPFLDDEMPASTGLELVSIPSITATSTSQQSFFQSEDIFSVAPSFQAMSITPTFNSQNLHEDPPPTFRATSITPTFNVQSPMEDQNDPFSSNFNPTAVKQTTSMFDASTNHQNLQLEQQLWLQQQNKIISKHMA